A region from the Lolium perenne isolate Kyuss_39 chromosome 4, Kyuss_2.0, whole genome shotgun sequence genome encodes:
- the LOC127293642 gene encoding wound-induced basic protein: MIYDVNSPLFRSFLSQKGGPSSDKRKMEEQKPKDQRFKANENKPVMNE, from the exons atGATCTACGACGTGAACTCCCCCCTGTTCCGATCCTTCCTCAGCCAGAAGGGCGGCCCGTCCTCCGACAAGAG GAAAATGGAAGAGCAAAAGCCAAAGGACCAGAGGTTCAAGGCCAACGAGAACAAGCCTGTGATGAATGAATGA
- the LOC127293639 gene encoding syntaxin-111 codes for MNDLMTKSFMSYVDLKKAAMKDLEAGDGTELTEAGGATDERLKGFFVEVEVVKEEMSAIRDALARLHEANEEGKSLHQPDALRAHRGRVNADIVAVLRRAREIRVRIEALDRANAAQRRLSAGCGEGTTLDRTRTSVTAGLRKKLKGIMLDFQALRQRMMAEYKDTVERRYYTLTGEVPEDEVIERIISEGKGEEIMGAAVAEHGKGAVLAALHEIQDRHDAAREVERSLLELHQVFLDMAVVVESQGEKLDDIVTHVDNARDYVHTGNKELGKAREHQRGSRKCLCIGIILLLLLILIVIVPIATSLKRS; via the coding sequence ATGAACGACCTCatgaccaagtccttcatgagctACGTCGACCTGAAGAAGGCGGCGATGAAGGACCTGGAGGCGGGGGACGGGACCGAGCTCACGGAGGCGGGCGGCGCCACCGACGAGCGCCTCAAGGGCTTCTTCGTCGAGGTGGAGGTGGTCAAGGAGGAGATGTCCGCCATCCGCGACGCGCTCGCCCGCCTCCACGAGGCCAACGAGGAGGGCAAGTCGCTGCACCAGCCCGACGCGCTGCGCGCCCACCGCGGCCGCGTCAACGCCGACATCGTGGCCGTGCTCCGCCGCGCCCGCGAGATCCGCGTCAGGATCGAGGCCCTGGACCGCGCCAACGCCGCGCAGCGCAGGCTCTCCGCCGGCTGCGGCGAGGGCACCACCCTCGACCGCACACGCACCTCCGTCACCGCCGGACTCCGGAAGAAGCTCAAGGGCATCATGCTCGACTTCCAGGCGCTGCGCCAGCGGATGATGGCCGAGTACAAGGACACCGTCGAGCGACGCTACTACACGCTCACCGGGGAGGTGCCCGAGGACGAGGTCATCGAGCGCATCATCTCCGAGGGCAAGGGCGAGGAGATCAtgggcgccgccgtcgccgagcACGGCAAGGGCGCCGTGCTCGCGGCGCTGCACGAGATCCAGGACCGACACGACGCCGCGAGGGAGGTCGAGCGCAGCCTGCTCGAGCTCCACCAGGTGTTCCTCGACATGGCCGTCGTCGTCGAGTCGCAGGGGGAGAAGCTCGACGACATCGTCACCCACGTCGACAACGCCAGGGACTACGTCCACACCGGCAACAAGGAGCTCGGCAAGGCACGCGAGCACCAGCGCGGCAGCCGCAAGTGTCTCTGCATCGGAATcatcctgctgctcctcctcatcctcatcgTCATCGTCCCCATCGCCACCAGCCTCAAGAGATCCTAA